One genomic region from Pyxicephalus adspersus chromosome 1, UCB_Pads_2.0, whole genome shotgun sequence encodes:
- the WDR3 gene encoding WD repeat-containing protein 3 gives MGITKQYLRYAPSAVFGVIAGQKSNICYVTLRGERGRYVAVGACEHVFIWDTRKGEKVLILQGQKQEVTHLCPSPDGLSLAVGYEDGSIRVFSLLSGESGITFNGHKAAVTVLSYDHLGGRLVSGSKDTDVIVWDVIKESGLYRLKGHKDAVTQAVFLKERNLLITSGKDTLVKWWDLDTQHCFQTMVGHRTEVWGLTVLSDETRILTGSADSELRAWSISYTDGVSDIVMPAVPIAVQSVLLVLSCDLPVLFIRPQGPDSQLEVFCVLNENEISKKMERKLKRAKKKIKQKEGEEPAQPGEEPAQAAVERTLQDEIQKLTTIKASSKIKSCDLLASGRGEVKVVVLLQNNSVECFTLLGDPSQPGPIESNKNARLTLWGHRSDVRTLAFSSDNIAVLSASAESVKVWNRSTLQCIRTMTCEYALCSLFVPGDRHVIVGTKSGKLQLFDLSSGTELDSIHAHKGALWSISLSPDQRGFVTGGADKAVKFWEFELVSDDSEDQGSRRLSMKQTRVLQMDEDVLCVRYSPDGRLLAASLLDCTVKIFFVDTLKFFLTLYGHKLPVLCMDISYDSTIIVTGSADRNIKLWGLDFGDCHRSLFGHDDSVMFLQFVPKTHLFFSGGKDRKVKQWDADNFQQIQTLEGHHGEVWCLAVSPSGDHIVSASHDKSLRLWERTREPLILEEEQEMQREAEFEESVGKGDQPVVAGEKEGETGLAGKKTIETVKATERIMEAVELHREESAKIQEHEALCKAAGKELPRKVHPILQAYGNISPSAYVLDVIKKVRSSELEESLLVLPFSYVPDLLTLFRDYILRSQEVELICRCLFFLLKIHFGQITSNQMLLGVIEDLKNCTISRVSEVRDLMGVNMAALNFLKREIEAKEEVMFFADATEKFEEKKRKRKKKEKLMLTVA, from the exons ATGGGTATCACCAAGCAATACCTCCGTTATGCCCCCTCCGCTGTGTTTGGGGTAATAGCGGGGCAGAAGTCCAACATCTGCTATGTCACGCTGCGGGGAGAGAGGGGGCGCTATGTGGCGGTGGGCGCCTGTGAACACGTCTTCATCTGGGACACCCGCAAAGGAGAGAAG GTCCTCATTCTACAAGGCCAGAAGCAGGAAGTGACACATCTCTGCCCCTCCCCCGATGGGCTCTCATTGGCTGTTGGATACGAGGACGGCTCCATTCGGGTTTTCAGTCTGCTGAGCGGCGAGAGCGGAATCACCTTCAACGGGCACAAGGCGGCTGTGACGGTGCTGAGCTACGACCACCTGGGGGGGCGCCTGGTCTCCGGCTCCAAG GACACGGATGTCATCGTCTGGGACGTCATTAAGGAGAGCGGCTTATACCGACTGAAGGGCCACAAAGACGCCGTCACCCAGGCCGTGTTCCTGAAGGAGAGGAACCTCCTTATCACCAG TGGTAAGGACACTCTGGTGAAATGGTGGGACCTGGACACCCAGCACTGCTTCCAGACCATGGTGGGCCATCGCACCGAG GTTTGGGGTCTGACGGTTCTTTCAGACGAAACTCGAATTCTCACCGGATCGGCGGACAGCGAGCTCAGAGCGTGGAGCATCTCCTATACAGACGGGGTGAGTGACATTGTAATGCCCGCTGTGCCCATCGCTGTCCAATCAGTGCTCCTTGttctgtcatgtgacctccccGTG CTCTTCATTCGTCCTCAGGGGCCCGACTCCCAGCTGGAGGTTTTCTGTGTTCTGAATGAGAACGAAATCAGCAAAAAGATGGAAAGGAAACTGAAACGGGCCAAAAAGAAAATCAA GCAGAAGGAAGGGGAGGAGCCTGCACAGCCGGGGGAGGAGCCTGCGCAGGCGGCGGTGGAGAGGACGCTCCAGGACGAAATCCAGAAACTCACAACCATCAAAGCCTCCTCCAAAATCAA gtcatgtgacctgctggcGTCGGGCAGGGGGGAGGTGAAAGTGGTGGTTTTGCTGCAAAATAACAGCGTGGAATGTTTCACCCTGCTGGGGGATCCGTCCCAGCCCGGCCCCATCGAGAGCAACAAGAACGCCCGGCTCACCCTATGGGGTCATCGCAGTGATGTGCGCACCCTGGCGTTCAGCTCCGACAATATTGCCGTGCTCTCGGCGTCCGCAGAGTCTGTGAAAGTCTGGAACAG GTCGACGCTGCAGTGCATCCGGACCATGACATGCGAGTACGCCCTCTGCTCCCTCTTTGTCCCCGGAGACCGACACGTCATTGTGGGGACCAAG tcGGGGAAGCTGCAGCTGTTTGATTTGTCCTCGGGCACCGAGCTGGACAGCATACACGCCCATAAGGGGGCATTGTGGTCCATCTCCCTGTCACCTGACCAG AGAGGATTTGTGACCGGAGGGGCTGACAAAGCTGTGAAGTTCTGGGAGTTTGAATTGGTCAGCGATGACTCCGAGGATCAGGGCAG CCGCCGTCTCTCGATGAAGCAGACCCGCGTGTTACAGATGGACGAGGATGTGCTGTGTGTGCGCTATAGCCCGGACGGCCGGCTCCTCGCAGCGTCTCTGCTCGATTGTACAGTGAAAATCTTCTTTGTAGACACCCTGAAG TTCTTCCTCACTCTGTATGGACACAAACTGCCCGTCCTGTGTATGGACATCTCCTAC GACAGCACCATCATTGTCACCGGCTCTGCCGATCGGAATATCAAGCTTTGGGGTCTGGATTTTGGCGACTGTCACCGTTCCCTCTTTGGCCATGATGACAG CGTCATGTTCCTGCAGTTTGTCCCGAAGACGCATTTATTCTTCAGCGGCGGGAAGGACCGGAAGGTGAAGCAATGGGACGCCGATAACTTCCAGCAGATTCAGACTCTGGAG GGCCACCATGGAGAAGTTTGGTGCTTGGCAGTCAGTCCAAGCGGTGACCACATCGTCTCTGCATCACATGACAAGTCGCTGCGTCTGTGGGAGAGGACGAGGGAGCCGCTGATTCTGGAGGAGGAGCAGGAAATG CAACGTGAAGCGGAGTTTGAGGAGAGCGTAGGCAAAGGCGACCAGCCGGTG GTGGCGGGGGAGAAGGAAGGAGAGACGGGGCTGGCGGGGAAGAAGACCATTGAGACTGTGAAAGCT ACTGAGCGCATCATGGAGGCCGTGGAGCTACACCGAGAGGAGAGCGCCAAAATCCAGGAGCACGAGGCCCTGTGCAAAGCAGCTGGGAAAGAG CTCCCACGGAAGGTTCACCCCATCCTGCAGGCCTATGGGAACATCTCG CCCTCAGCGTACGTTCTGGACGTCATAAAGAAAGTCAGATCAAG TGAGTTGGAGGAGTCCCTGCTGGTCCTGCCATTCTCCTACGTCCCCGACCTGCTGACTCTGTTCAGGGATTACATCCTCCGCAGTCAGGAGGTGGAGCTGATCTGTCGCTGCCTCTTCTTCCTGCTCAA AATTCATTTTGGCCAAATCACCAGCAACCAGATGCTGCTGGGAGTCATTGAAGACTTAAAGAACTGCACCATCTCCCGGGTGTCGGAGGTCCGG gaCCTTATGGGTGTAAACATGGCTGCCCTGAACTTCCTAAAGCGGGAGATTGAAGCCAAGGAGGAAGTCATGTTCTTTGCAGACGCCACAGAAAAGTTTgaggagaagaagaggaagcggaagaagaaagagaagctGATGCTGACTGTAGCTTGA